In one Nicotiana tomentosiformis chromosome 6, ASM39032v3, whole genome shotgun sequence genomic region, the following are encoded:
- the LOC104092874 gene encoding uncharacterized protein, whose translation MAGGTNAELRQRVEQLEALVGQALEMGSDSSVLARMARLEADYAARYETTLAEMALVRKDEEELREEVVQLRRALQNNAPRNNDRTKIRIPEPKAYGGARSAKELENFLWDMEQYFLAARVPNDEKVTITPMYLTDDAKVWWRTRVVEAESAGLPKIETWETLKKELKSQFLPTNSSWVARDGLRHLKQSGTVREYVKEFSSLMLNVSNMAEEDKLHYFMSGLKGWAQLELRRQNVQSLSTAIAAADALADLNIGHDSTESSHSKSDGRKDKGKEWKKSGKGQAVEDVGLAKNGRQTETSKGKDRGGKFSGCFTCERPHLKRDCPVQARVNVMLAAERQEQVAEANAIVANVNAPTGELFVNNPLGLIR comes from the coding sequence ATGGCTGGTGGCACAAATGCAGAACTGCGCCAAAGAGTGGAACAGTTGGAAGCACTCGTTGGGCAGGCTCTTGAAATGGGTTCTGATTCTTCTGTTCTTGCAAGAATGGCTCGCCTAGAGGCAGATTATGCAGCGAGGTATGAGACTACGCTGGCAGAAATGGCCTTAGTACGCAAGGATGAAGAAGAACTGCGCGAGGAGGTGGTTCAACTTCGAAGGGCGTTACAAAATAATGCCCCTAGAAACAATGATCGCACCAAAATTAGGATCCCGGAGCCAAAGGCTTATGGCGGTGCAAGAAGTGCCAAAGAACTGGAAAATTTCTTGTGGGATATGGAGCAGTATTTCCTGGCTGCTCGTGTGCCGAATGATGAAAAAGTGACCATCACACCGATGTATTTGACGGATGATGCAAAGGTTTGGTGGCGTACACGAGTAGTAGAGGCGGAAAGTGCTGGACTGCCCAAGATTGAAACTTGGGAGACGTTGAAGAAGGAATTAAAATCCCAATTCCTTCCAACAAACTCGTCGTGGGTGGCGAGAGACGGACTGCGCCACTTGAAACAAAGTGGTACGGTAAGGGAGTATGTCAAGGAATTTTCATCCTTGATGCTCAATGTAAGTAACATGGCAGAAGAAGACAAGCTGCATTACTTTATGAGCGGGTTGAAGGGTTGGGCGCAATTAGAGTTGAGAAGGCAGAATGTTCAAAGCCTCTCTACTGCTATTGCAGCGGCAGATGCGTTGGCTGACCTCAATATAGGTCATGACTCTACTGAATCTTCGCATTCAAAGTCCGACGGAAGAAAGGACAAGGGAAAGGAATGGAAGAAAAGTGGGAAAGGCCAAGCTGTCGAAGACGTGGGTCTTGCCAAGAATGGAAGGCAGACGGAGACTTCCAAAGGCAAGGACAGAGGCGGCAAATTCAGTGGCTGCTTCACTTGTGAGAGACCGCACTTGAAGAGGGACTGTCCGGTGCAGGCTAGGGTGAATGTTATGCTGGCTGCGGAGAGACAGGAACAAGTGGCGGAGGCAAATGCCATTGTGGCAAATGTGAATGCACCTACAGGGGAGTTGTTTGTGAACAACCCCTTAGGGTTGATTCGTTAA